TCAAAAGATAACGATTACAAATTCTCGTATCGCTTAAGAAAGATTGAAACCCATGATCTATGAAGTTTTGGGTAAAATTTTTCTGTACGAGTTGTTGAAATAGACGAAAGATCTTAAGGTGCAATGGCAAGAATGAAACCGGAAGATTGAAGAAATTTTGGATTAAAGAAGGAGAAGAGAACATAGGTCAACGTCAAAGCAAGATCTACCGTCCATGTTGATTCAGACAGATTGATTGGCATGTTACGTTTGCATTTATTGtagtaattattaattaataaatcggTCTGATTTTCCACCGTCTTCACACCAAAtttcttttattcttttataattttttgtCCACTCGTCAAAGCTTCGCTAGACTAATTTTGATAAGTAAAAATCTGTCTGAGATAATCTCGCGAATTTTATTTTACGAGACAGATTCTTTATTTGATTCGTtcatgaaaatttattatttttttatgttaagaatataattttttattatgaatatccgtagggttgacccgtctcacaaaagatctacATATTTTGAAAATAGATAATCTCCCCTCTTAATTCAATGGCTCGTTAATCCAGATACAATCACAATTTAGATATCGAGTCAatttgatgaatatttgatttatgtttgaaataattgaaTTCGAGCTAAACTTTAATCGATCAATTTGTTTCAAtgaatttgatataaaattattttattcgatAGTCGACGGcttcaaatttattaatataatgtaataatatattaaataaataatttttgagTGTTTATTTTCAATTGTTGAAATATATCGTAATTATATGCTCGAACTCTTCGAacaaaattcagaagaaaaaaaatatattaaattattcaaTCAAACTCGCTTAAAATTTGCTTCACAATTTCACAAATTTTTACTCGTCTCGTCTCGTCTCGTCTCGTCTTGAATATTATtgcaatttttattaaaaatttagttAGAACTTCTCAACCTTAACAAATAAAACATTAATATATCCACCGAAAATGGAAATATAAAAACCCGACCCAGATTAAGAATGTTGATAATGACCCGACCAAATTCGACTACTTTGCCCATACTATGTACGTGTTGGGTTCCGTAGTTCCATACACATCATTCACGAAAAGGAGCCAAAAGGACACGAGTTTGGAATTTTTGGGCAGATCTATCTTCATTTTGAATCCCAGTAATTTCCAAGTACGCATGCGTTTGAATGTAGACGTTTGTTGTCGAATTCAAAGCCTGCATTTTCATAATTCGCATTCGATTTTTGTTTTTGCTTTTGGCGTTTTTTTATAGGAAGGATGCAGCTCGTGATGTGTTTGTTTGTCTTTTATCTTCGTACTGTTGTTTTCAGGCCATTATTGGCTGTAATTTGAATTACATTGCGTggagtgattttttttttccggtGATAGTAATTATGGTGATTAGCTTCTCTTGGCAATTGCCATTCAAACGTGGAATTTTCCCAgtagttttttttaattttctgaaGAGTAGAAAATTTAGAGCCTGGTTTTTGGGCCGGCATAGCTATTTGTTGAGGGGAACAGTAGCAACTGCATGCTGACTCTAATCGCGATGTGCCCTTAATTTCCCGCTCCCTCGAACTCTTCTTTTATGCTTATTTCTCGAAGTAATATTGATACGCTTGAACTTTTCGATACCCAGCTTCAACAACTCGAAGAAGCCAACATTTATAGAATTGATATGTTGTGAACGCCTAGTCTACATGCTCAAGTTTGCTGCAGAAAGGTGCCATTAGGTCTTGATTCTGTGGATTTTTTTTCCCGGAGTGTGCATAACGAGATGAAGGGCGGAAAGTTGGGTAGATTTTGGGGAAGGCAGTTTTCGTTTATTGTGGCTGCTCTTGTTTTCACCACCATATTTTTTTGGTCTTGGGAGAGTAATCCAATCCTTATGGGCCTGTTATCAGCACCAGAGCAGTTTACCACGCACACATCAGGTATTCACAGTTCCCGTACTTCTTGGTAGAATTTGTCACCCTCTGACGCAGCATTCGCAATCTATGACCCAGTTGATTACCTTCGCAAGTAGCTACTGATTTATATGGTATTTTTCTATGTATTGAACCCCTCTTCTAAGTTAAAAAACTTTGTGGACTTCAGTGTCTGAGGAAACATTTTGTGGTTATTTAGATGTGTGTTGCCTGTTTCAGACAAGGGTGAGGAGGTGTAGCTTAATGCAGATATACTTAATGGTTTGTGACTTTCTATCATTGTGGCACACATAATATGCGAAAACTGATATGGTCCATAGAATTATCATTTTTTCTCGGTAAGAATCTTGATCGTGAATCTGTTGGATATGTCAGCCTTGATCGAGGAGATACATTACACGCCTTTTCAAATCGAACACTATTTGAGTATAACTCCCCTTCGGTTTTCCGTTTGACTTTTCTCTACTTTAATTTGTTTTATATCACAGATCTTTTTGTGGAGGATGCTGCTGATTCTTCAATGTTGTTGAATTCCAAGGAACTGCTGACGGAGGAAGATTCGCATTCACAAGTAGTAGAAAGCACAGCATATGACAAGACTACAGAAAGTTCTGAaataaaatatgagaacaaGGTGACCTCTTCTTTTGAGAAGCAAGGTATGACATCATGTTTTCCACCTATCTGTTTAAATTTTTTCTCACTTTCCCTAAAGGAAGCGAATGTCAGTGCTGAAAGCTGCAAGATTTGAAAATTTGTCCAGTGGGGACAAAATTTTCTATAGGAttaatatgaaaaatttattccaTTGCGAAGGAGAGAAGATGGAAGTTGGCTTTTGATCAAGATGCAAGTTAAGAAAAAGCAACAAAAAGAAAGCCCAGTGACATTAATTAcataaatgaaaataatatattcatattatTCAGAGTTATATTGGATGCcagaaaatttgaaaatccCAGTGGGGCCAGGTGCCCTAACCTGTTTGATCATGCATGATCTGGGAAATTGGATATAATTTACCTAGGCTCTTCTGTGGAATTTATGCCAAAGTTTTGTTACAGATTTCATATATTTGAGTgttatttgagaatttaaactcTGATATATGCTTGTGTGATTTAATAACTGCTGAGTTTTATCTATTTTGTTACGATGTTTTTCTCATGTCATAATTATAAACAGACGCCATTAAACTCTTCTTGGTACGGAGCCTACAGGCTACTCTGTTAGAAACCAGAGTTCGAGAATGTTTTCTTTGATTTGTAACAGATGCAAGTATTGTGCTTAATGTCTTCTGTTTTTTTATTCCACAGATTGTGATTATGCTAAAGGAAGATGGATTGCAGACAGTCGGAGACCTCTGTATTCTGGTTTTGGGTGTAAGCAGTGGCTGTCAGATATGTGGGCATGTAGATTAACCCAACGAACTGATTTTTCTTATGAAGGTTATCGTTGGCAACCCAACAACTGTGAAATGCATGAATTTCAAGGTGCTGAATTTTTGAGAAGGTAAGTTCTGTCTTTGAATACTATTAATCCTTACAATTTATCAAGTGTACTGCcttttattttacaataataGGTTTTTGAGCCACTTAATATTTAAGCTTTTGAGCTAAGAGTTTAAAGTAAGTACCCCATATTAGTCTTTATATTTATAGTTTTGTACTATTGAACATACTGTATGCTATGAATTATCAGTTACGTACCTTACTGAACAGTCattaatatttttggatcattgGATTgcgaaagaaaaagaaaaaggaaaatggATTTCCAGGTACTGAAGAAAAGAAGCGAAACTCATCCAATATTTCATGACCAAACAAATAATAGCTATTCTGAAGCTGTATCAGCTAAATATAACCACATTGGAGTCATTTTGTTTGTAATAGACTGTTGTATATATTGATGAGCTTAACATAACTTCATTTCAGAATGCAGGACAAAACCGTTGCATTTATAGGAGATTCGTTGGGTCGACAGCAATTTCAATCTCTTATGTGTATGGTCACTGGTGGTGAGGAGAAGCCAGAAGTCGAAAATGTGGGATGGAAATATGGCCTTGTCAAGCCACCTGGGGCCATTCGTCCTGATGGATGGGCTTATCGATTTCCTGATACCAATTCAACTATTCTATATTACTGGTCAGCAAGCCTCTGTGAAATTCAGCCAATCAACGCCACCAATCCAGCCACTGAATTTGCCATGCATTTGGATCGTCCGCCTGCATTTTTGAGCCGATTTCTCAATCACCTTGATGTTGTTATCCTTAACACAGGACATCATTGGAACCGGGGGAAGTTCAGGGCAAACAGATGGGTGATGCATGCAAAAGGAAGGCCTGTCACTGATCGGAAACTTGCAGAAATGGGGAATGCAAAGAATTATGCAATACAAAGTATTGTCAGATGGCTTGATTCAAACATTCACTTGCGTCCACAGCTCAAAGGTTTTTTCCGAACAATATCACCCAGACATTTTTTAAATGGGGATTGGAACACAGGAGGTCACTGTGATAACTTGACTCCGCTGACCAATGGAGGCGAAGTGTTTCAAGAAAAATCAAGTGATCCCATCATCGAGTATGCCGTCGAAGGCACAGAGGTAAAGATTTTGGATATTACTGCGATTTCTCAGCTGAGAGATGAGGGTCACATATCTCGATacaatataaaagcatcggTAGGTATCAACGACTGCTTGCATTGGTGTCTTCCCGGAATTCCTGATACATGGAATGAACTACTTTATGCACAGCTGTAGGATCTGTTTCATTTCTGAGGATGGCCTTACGTGGTCAAATGAAAGAAAGTTTTATATAGTATATATCTTTGCAATCCTCAGTCACCCTCTTTCAGATCAGATAGCTTGGGCTCGGGATTTTCCTTTGGTACACAAATTTTTGAGATGTGATGGGGGTTCGATTGAATATGATCACCAACAAGATGGTGCCAGAATATGTGCAACATTGTGCACGTAGATAGTTCTAGTAAACTGTATCCAATTAGCATATGATTGATTATAGCATTTATTGGCAGCGGGAAATGTACGAGCAGGTGATTCTTGCTTTACAATGTAACTGTGGCATCTGTAAGTGAGGAGCCTTTTGAGCGTTAAAAATGTAAAACAAGAACCTTTAAGTTTCTATGTTTAATACATACAATTGATAATATAGGGGCAACTGAATTATATAATATGTGAGGTAAATTGTTATCAACAGATTTCTTTTATTGAAGGAGTTGGATATGATACCATATCCAAAGAAGCACAAGTCACAGAAGATAGAAAGGAGGTAAATTGTAATTAACAGCTTTCTTCTCCTCTTTGTTATTCTCATGATAATTAACTTTGATGTTTGTGTCTCTCTTCTCTCATTCAGAATAGGCAGCCTCTTTGTCAACTTGCTTTATGTTTCTTATAGCTGAATGGCCATCCACAAAATATCAAGGTACGCTCCATCAATCTGCATTGAACAAGGGTTTTTATTCAACATTTAAGTCGTATCTAAGGCTCATGACTATAGGGTTTTTATTCAACATTTAAGTCGTATCTAAGGCTCATGACTATAGATGTCTCGAGAAAATTACTCTGACGTCTCTAAAATCTGGTCCAGTTACATCAGCGCTTCATGagagatttaaataattattgtgAGGCTGTGCCCTTTACAACAAGGGGAAAAATTCAACATTGCCTAAAACTTCAGGGAGGGAGTCTCCTAATTACCACTTTTACGGGCCTGATAAACAAAATGGAATCAGAGCAAACCCAGATAATATTGACGCAGAAAGtcacatcatatatgaattggAGAAGATCTGCATTGTGGACGGAATGCAACGGGGTTGTCATGTGTCCCCAACATGGaggttttctttttt
This sequence is a window from Primulina tabacum isolate GXHZ01 chromosome 17, ASM2559414v2, whole genome shotgun sequence. Protein-coding genes within it:
- the LOC142530988 gene encoding protein trichome birefringence-like 14, translating into MKGGKLGRFWGRQFSFIVAALVFTTIFFWSWESNPILMGLLSAPEQFTTHTSDLFVEDAADSSMLLNSKELLTEEDSHSQVVESTAYDKTTESSEIKYENKVTSSFEKQDCDYAKGRWIADSRRPLYSGFGCKQWLSDMWACRLTQRTDFSYEGYRWQPNNCEMHEFQGAEFLRRMQDKTVAFIGDSLGRQQFQSLMCMVTGGEEKPEVENVGWKYGLVKPPGAIRPDGWAYRFPDTNSTILYYWSASLCEIQPINATNPATEFAMHLDRPPAFLSRFLNHLDVVILNTGHHWNRGKFRANRWVMHAKGRPVTDRKLAEMGNAKNYAIQSIVRWLDSNIHLRPQLKGFFRTISPRHFLNGDWNTGGHCDNLTPLTNGGEVFQEKSSDPIIEYAVEGTEVKILDITAISQLRDEGHISRYNIKASVGINDCLHWCLPGIPDTWNELLYAQL